A window of bacterium genomic DNA:
TATATCCGATGTAACATGGAACGGAAGAAATGATGCCGGAAGGGACCTTCCGAGCGGAGTCTATCTTATTTCTCAATTATCTAGGGATGGAAGAAATTATTCCTCACGAGCGGTTCTCATTAGATAATTACACCGATTAAACTGTCCTTATAATTTTTTATTATTCCATAACCGGGGGGCGTCGGTCTTTGCGCTTAAGGCGCAAAGCAGCGTTCGGTCGGCCAACAATCCAGCTTAGTAGGAAAAACTATATTCCGACCGACCGCCGATTTTTCAGCCTAAGGAAAGCGAGCTTTCCTTAGGCTGAAAAATCCCGACGCCCCCCGGTTATTCCATTTCGATTGTCCATAAAAATAAAGGGTCGGCGTTGGCCGACCCTTTATTATTGAATAAAAGAGATATGTTCTTTTATTTCTTTTTAGCCCAACTGTAATCGATTTCAGCTAATTGCTTATAGAAATTCCATCTTTTATCGACATCGAATTGAGCCAGTACAGCAAGCTCTGCAGCGCGCACAGGCTTCGAGACCTTAAGTGAACGATAACGAACCTCGCCATACATATATTCCTCGACAGGGATTGAAGGTTTTTTCGAGTCGAGTTGAAGAGGGTTAAGGCCTTCTTCGACACGTCTCGGGTCGTAGCGATAAAGTAGCCAGTGTCCCGAATCAACGGCTTTTTTCTGTTCGGTGAGTTGTTTTGTCATGTTAATGCCATGATTAATACACGGGCAGTAGCAAATCACTATGGATGGGCCATCGTAGCTTTCGGCTTCAGAGAGTGCCTTCACGGTTTGGTTCGGATTTGCTCCCATTGCAACTTGAGCAGTATAGATGTAGCCATATGTTTGCGCTAAGAGACCGAGGTCCTTCTTTGGTGTGGATTTGCCGGCTTCGGCAAATCTGGCAGTAGAACCGCGCGATGTTGCTTTAGAGCATTGTCCACCAGTGTTGGAATATACTTCGGTATCAAGAACGAGCATATTTACATTACGCCCTGAGGCAAGCACGTGATCGAGACCACCATAACCGATGTCGTAGGCCCAACCATCACCGCCGAAAACCCATACCGACTTCTTCACCAAATAATCTGCAAGCGATTCCAAATAATTATCTTTATTGGAATTAGCCAGGGCTTTAAGCTCTTTAACCAATCCTCGCTGTATATCGATGCCGATGTCATTAGTTTGATTAGAGGAAAGAAGTTTCTGTTTCAAGTCGGCGGGAATATATGATGCTTTTTCGAGTTGCTCGATAGCCTCTTGCATAAGACGGTCTGTAGTGAGCCTGAAGCCATAACCTATCTCTGCAGCGTCTTCAAAAAGACTATTTGTCCATGCCGGTCCGAGGCCGTCTCCTCTTTTGCAGTATGGGGTTGTTGGAAGGTTACCGCCATAAATACTAGAGCAACCGGTGGCGTTTGAGATGAGCGCGTGGTCGCCAAAAAGTTGCGTAACGAGCTTGACATAAGATGTCTCGCCGCAACCTGGACAGGCTCCGCTAAACTCAAACATTGGACGCGCAAGCTGGCTGCCTTTAACGGTAGCCTTATTGAAGCTCGATGGGTCCGGTTCGGATAAGGAAAGGAAAAAGTCCCAATTCGCGGTTTCAGATTCGCGAAGTTCGAATTGGCTTTGAAGGTTAATTGCTTTTTTGCCCGGGTTGTTCTTATCTCTGCCCGGACAAATCTCGACACAAACACCACAGCCGGTGCAATCTTCGGGAGCGATTTGAACTGTTGCACGCTTACCCGCAAAAGCTTTAGTTTTTGCCTCTGTGGATTTAAAGGTTTCTGGTGCGCCTTTGAGCTCGGATTCATCGTATATCTTGAGACGGATAGCGGCATGCGGACAGACTAGCGAACATTGACCGCACTGTATGCATAAATCCGGTTCCCAAACCGGAATCTCGACTGCAATATTGCGTTTTTCGTATTGTGTTGTGCCAGTGGGCCATTGACCGTTAGGCGGCATTTCAGATACCTTGACATCATCACCTTCGAGGCGGATGATTTTCGCTGTAACATTCTTGACGAAATCCGGCGCAAAGTCTGGTACGGTAGGCGGCATTTCGATTTCGGAGGTTGTTTTTTCAGGATAATTTACTTCATGGATGCTCGTTAGACCAGCGTCAACAGCGGAGTAATTGAGCGTAACAACCTCTTCGCCCTTATGTCCGTAGGTTTTTTTAATAGATTCCTTGATAAGTTTGACCGCTTCATCTATAGGAATGATGTCAGCTAGTTTGAAAAAGGCTGTTTGCATAAGGGTGTTAATCCTTGCGCCGAGACCGAGTTTTTTCGCTACCTCGATGCCATTAACAATATAGAACTTAGCATTCTTTGATAATATTTGATCTTGGACCTTTTTCGGGAGTCTATCCCAGGTCTCCTTTGGGTTGTATGGCGAGTTCAGAAGGAAGGTGCCGCCCTCTTTCAAAAACTTAAGCATGTCATATCTTTCAATAAAACTCCAGTTATGGCAAGCCAGGAAGTTAACCTCCATACAAAGATATGTGCTCTTGATGGGTTCGTCGGAGAAGCGTATATGACTTGTAGTGCGAGCGCCAGCCTTCTTGGAGTCATAGACAAAATAGCCTTGTGAGTATTTGTCTGTGGCTTTGCTGATGATCTTGATCGTATTCTTGTTTGCGCCGACAGTGCCATCGGAACCTAGGCCCCAGAACATAGCCTGATAACCGGTTCCACAGCCCTTGCCGTAATTCTCATCCCACTCGATGCTAGTATTAGTGACATCGTCATTGATGCCTATAGTGAAATGATTCTTTGGTGTGGCCGAGTCTAGATTGTCGAATACGGCCTTGACCATTCCCGGTGTGAACTCCTTCGAGGAAAGACCATAGCGTCCGCCGACAATTGTTGGTTTAGAGCCAAAGGGGGCGGTTCCCTTGATCAACATTTCATCCATGGCTACAACCATATCCAGATAAAGCGGTTCCCCAAGTGATCCGGGTTCTTTTGTTCTATCTAGGACTGCGATTTTCTTAATCGTTTTAGGAAGAGATTTAGCAAGATGTTCCAGGCTGAAAGGCCTGTAAAGCCTAACCTTCAGAACACCCACATTTTCACCGGAAGCATTCATCATATCGACGGTTTCATGTGCTGTCTCGACTGCAGAACCCATCAGAACGATTATTTTCTCAGCAGTGGGGCTTCCCTCGTATTGGAATGGTAAATACTTGCGGCCGGTGAGTTGTTCGAATTTTTTCATGTATTTTTCGACAATCGCTGGGGCTTCGAGGTAGTATTTATTGATTGTTTCACGCCCCTGGAAATAAACATCGGGGTTTTGGCTTGTGCCACTTATCATAGGATGATCGGGGGAGAGGCCTTGTTTGCGGTGCGCGATAACAAATTCCTCTTCGATCATAGCTTTCATTGTTTCCCTGGTAAGAACCTCGATTTTTTGGATTTCGTGGCTGGTGCGAAAACCATCGAAGAAGTGAAGGAAAGGTAATTTTGTTTCGAGGCTTGCGGCTGTGGCGATCATCGCTATGTCCATCACCTCTTGGATACTACCGGAAGAGATCATTCCATAACCTGTAGTCCGGCAGTTCATAACATCTGAGTGATCTCCAAATATTGACAAAGCTTGACATGCAAGCGAACGAGCTGCAATGTGGAACACCGTCGGGAGTAATTCAGCAGCGATCTTATGCATGTTGGGGATCATAAGAAGTAATCCTTGGCTTGCTGTAAACGTCGTTGCTAATGCCCCTGAAGCGAGAGCACCGTGAATAGCGCCGGAAGCACCCCCCTCAGATTGCAGTTCTGCAACCTCGGGAATCGTTCCCCAGAGATTCGTTTCACCTGCCGCAGACTTAGCATCTGCTATCTCGCCCATATTGCTTGAAGGGGTAATTGGGTAAATCGCGATAACCTCATTACAAGCGTG
This region includes:
- the nifJ gene encoding pyruvate:ferredoxin (flavodoxin) oxidoreductase, with protein sequence MAKKMMAMDGNSAAAHVAHACNEVIAIYPITPSSNMGEIADAKSAAGETNLWGTIPEVAELQSEGGASGAIHGALASGALATTFTASQGLLLMIPNMHKIAAELLPTVFHIAARSLACQALSIFGDHSDVMNCRTTGYGMISSGSIQEVMDIAMIATAASLETKLPFLHFFDGFRTSHEIQKIEVLTRETMKAMIEEEFVIAHRKQGLSPDHPMISGTSQNPDVYFQGRETINKYYLEAPAIVEKYMKKFEQLTGRKYLPFQYEGSPTAEKIIVLMGSAVETAHETVDMMNASGENVGVLKVRLYRPFSLEHLAKSLPKTIKKIAVLDRTKEPGSLGEPLYLDMVVAMDEMLIKGTAPFGSKPTIVGGRYGLSSKEFTPGMVKAVFDNLDSATPKNHFTIGINDDVTNTSIEWDENYGKGCGTGYQAMFWGLGSDGTVGANKNTIKIISKATDKYSQGYFVYDSKKAGARTTSHIRFSDEPIKSTYLCMEVNFLACHNWSFIERYDMLKFLKEGGTFLLNSPYNPKETWDRLPKKVQDQILSKNAKFYIVNGIEVAKKLGLGARINTLMQTAFFKLADIIPIDEAVKLIKESIKKTYGHKGEEVVTLNYSAVDAGLTSIHEVNYPEKTTSEIEMPPTVPDFAPDFVKNVTAKIIRLEGDDVKVSEMPPNGQWPTGTTQYEKRNIAVEIPVWEPDLCIQCGQCSLVCPHAAIRLKIYDESELKGAPETFKSTEAKTKAFAGKRATVQIAPEDCTGCGVCVEICPGRDKNNPGKKAINLQSQFELRESETANWDFFLSLSEPDPSSFNKATVKGSQLARPMFEFSGACPGCGETSYVKLVTQLFGDHALISNATGCSSIYGGNLPTTPYCKRGDGLGPAWTNSLFEDAAEIGYGFRLTTDRLMQEAIEQLEKASYIPADLKQKLLSSNQTNDIGIDIQRGLVKELKALANSNKDNYLESLADYLVKKSVWVFGGDGWAYDIGYGGLDHVLASGRNVNMLVLDTEVYSNTGGQCSKATSRGSTARFAEAGKSTPKKDLGLLAQTYGYIYTAQVAMGANPNQTVKALSEAESYDGPSIVICYCPCINHGINMTKQLTEQKKAVDSGHWLLYRYDPRRVEEGLNPLQLDSKKPSIPVEEYMYGEVRYRSLKVSKPVRAAELAVLAQFDVDKRWNFYKQLAEIDYSWAKKK